In a single window of the Globicephala melas chromosome 10, mGloMel1.2, whole genome shotgun sequence genome:
- the RARG gene encoding retinoic acid receptor gamma isoform X2: MYDCMETFAPGPRRLYGAAGPGAGLLRRATGSSCFAGLESFAWPQPASLQSVETQSTSSEEMVPSSPSPPPPPRVYKPCFVCNDKSSGYHYGVSSCEGCKGFFRRSIQKNMVYTCHRDKNCIINKVTRNRCQYCRLQKCFEVGMSKEAVRNDRNKKKKEVKEEGSLDSYELSPQLEELITKVSKAHQETFPSLCQLGKYTTNSSADHRVQLDLGLWDKFSELATKCIIKIVEFAKRLPGFTGLSIADQITLLKAACLDILMLRICTRYTPEQDTMTFSDGLTLNRTQMHNAGFGPLTDLVFAFAGQLLPLEMDDTETGLLSAICLICGDRMDLEEPEKVDKLQEPLLEALRLYARRRRPSQPYMFPRMLMKITDLRGISTKGAERAITLKMEIPGPMPPLIREMLENPEMFEDDSSQPGPHPKASSEDEVPGGQGRGGRSPHPDQGP; this comes from the exons ATGTACGACTGCATGGAAACGTTTGCCCCGGGTCCGCGACGGCTGTACGGGGCAGCCGGACCCGGGGCCGGCTTGCTGCGCAGAGCCACCGGCAGCTCCTGTTTCGCCGGACTCGAGTCTTTTGCCTGGCCGCAACCCGCCAGTCTGCAAT CGGTGGAGACGCAGAGCACTAGCTCAGAGGAGATGGTGCCCAGCTCGCCCtcaccccctccacctccccggGTCTACAAGCCGTGCTTCGTGTGCAATGACAAGTCCTCTGGCTACCACTACGGGGTCAGCTCTTGTGAAGGCTGCAAG GGCTTCTTCCGCCGCAGCATCCAGAAGAACATGGTGTACACATGTCACCGCGACAAAAACTGTATCATCAACAAGGTGACCCGGAATCGTTGCCAGTACTGCCGGCTACAGAAGTGCTTTGAAGTCGGCATGTCCAAGGAAG CTGTGCGGAATGATCggaacaagaagaagaaagaggtgaAGGAGGAAGGGTCACTTGACAGCTATGAGCTGAGCCCCCAGTTAGAAGAGCTCATCACCAAGGTCAGCAAAGCCCATCAGGAGACCTTCCCCTCGCTCTGCCAGCTGGGCAAATACACCACG AACTCCAGTGCAGACCACCGGGTGCAGCTGGATCTGGGGCTGTGGGATAAGTTCAGCGAGCTAGCCACCAAGTGCATCATCAAGATTGTGGAGTTTGCCAAACGGCTGCCCGGCTTTACGGGGCTCAGCATTGCTGACCAGATCACTCTGCTCAAGGCTGCCTGCCTGGACATCCTA ATGCTGCGGATCTGCACAAGGTACACCCCCGAGCAGGACACCATGACCTTCTCTGACGGGCTGACCCTGAACCGGACCCAGATGCACAATGCTGGCTTCGGGCCCCTCACAGACCTCGTCTTTGCCTTTGCTGGGCAGCTCCTGCCACTGGAGATGGATGATACAGAGACAGGGCTGCTCAGTGCCATCTGCCTCATCTGCGGAG ACCGCATGGACCTGGAGGAGCCTGAGAAAGTGGACAAGCTTCAGGAGCCGCTGCTGGAAGCCCTGAGGCTCTATGCCCGGCGGCGACGGCCCAGCCAGCCCTACATGTTCCCGAGGATGCTCATGAAGATCACTGACCTCCGGGGCATCAGCACCAAGG GAGCAGAAAGGGCTATTACCCTGAAGATGGAGATTCCGGGCCCGATGCCTCCCCTGATCCGAGAAATGCTGGAGAACCCCGAAATGTTTGAGGACGACTCCTCGCAGCCTGGCCCCCACCCCAAGGCCTCCAGCGAGGATGAGGTTCCTGGGGGCCAGGGCAGAGGGGGCCGCAGCCCCCACCCTGACCAGGGCCCCTGA
- the ZNF740 gene encoding zinc finger protein 740 isoform X2, whose protein sequence is MAQASLLACEGLAGVSLVPTAASKKMMLSQIASKQAENGERAGSPDMLRCSSQSHRKDSDKSRSRKDDDSLAEASHSKKTVKKVVVVEQNGSFQVKIPKNFVCEHCFGAFRSSYHLKRHILIHTGEKPFECDICDMRFIQKYHLERHKRVHSGEKPYQCERCHQVESAEH, encoded by the exons ATGGCTCAG GCAAGTCTCCTGGCTTGTGAAGGCCTAGCAGGTGTGAGTTTGGTTCCCACTGCAGCCAGCAAGAAGATGATGCTGAGCCAGATTGCCAGCAAGCAGGCCGAGAATGGAGAGCGGGCAGGTAGCCCTGATATGCTGAGGTGCTCGAGTCAG AGCCACCGAAAAGACAGCGATAAGTCCCGGAGCCGCAAAGACGATGACAGCTTGGCTGAGGCCTCCCATTCAAAAAAGACTGTTAAAAAG GTGgtggtagtggaacaaaatggttcTTTTCAAGTAAAGATTCCCAAAAATTTTGTTTGTGAACACTGCTTTGGAGCCTTTAGGAGCAGTTACCACCTCAAGAGGCACATCCTTATTCATACTG GTGAGAAGCCATTTGAGTGTGACATATGTGATATGCGCTTCATCCAGAAGTACCACCTGGAGCGTCACAAGCGTGTACACAGTGGGGAAAAGCCTTACCAGTGTGAACGGTGTCATCAG GTTGAATCTGCAGAACACTAG
- the ZNF740 gene encoding zinc finger protein 740 isoform X4, with amino-acid sequence MAQASLLACEGLAGVSLVPTAASKKMMLSQIASKQAENGERAGSPDMLRCSSQSHRKDSDKSRSRKDDDSLAEASHSKKTVKKVVVVEQNGSFQVKIPKNFVCEHCFGAFRSSYHLKRHILIHTGEKPFECDICDMRFIQKYHLERHKRVHSGEKPYQCERCHQNLPSKN; translated from the exons ATGGCTCAG GCAAGTCTCCTGGCTTGTGAAGGCCTAGCAGGTGTGAGTTTGGTTCCCACTGCAGCCAGCAAGAAGATGATGCTGAGCCAGATTGCCAGCAAGCAGGCCGAGAATGGAGAGCGGGCAGGTAGCCCTGATATGCTGAGGTGCTCGAGTCAG AGCCACCGAAAAGACAGCGATAAGTCCCGGAGCCGCAAAGACGATGACAGCTTGGCTGAGGCCTCCCATTCAAAAAAGACTGTTAAAAAG GTGgtggtagtggaacaaaatggttcTTTTCAAGTAAAGATTCCCAAAAATTTTGTTTGTGAACACTGCTTTGGAGCCTTTAGGAGCAGTTACCACCTCAAGAGGCACATCCTTATTCATACTG GTGAGAAGCCATTTGAGTGTGACATATGTGATATGCGCTTCATCCAGAAGTACCACCTGGAGCGTCACAAGCGTGTACACAGTGGGGAAAAGCCTTACCAGTGTGAACGGTGTCATCAG
- the ZNF740 gene encoding zinc finger protein 740 isoform X1: protein MAQASLLACEGLAGVSLVPTAASKKMMLSQIASKQAENGERAGSPDMLRCSSQSHRKDSDKSRSRKDDDSLAEASHSKKTVKKVVVVEQNGSFQVKIPKNFVCEHCFGAFRSSYHLKRHILIHTGEKPFECDICDMRFIQKYHLERHKRVHSGEKPYQCERCHQCFSRTDRLLRHKRMCQGCQSKTSDGQFSL, encoded by the exons ATGGCTCAG GCAAGTCTCCTGGCTTGTGAAGGCCTAGCAGGTGTGAGTTTGGTTCCCACTGCAGCCAGCAAGAAGATGATGCTGAGCCAGATTGCCAGCAAGCAGGCCGAGAATGGAGAGCGGGCAGGTAGCCCTGATATGCTGAGGTGCTCGAGTCAG AGCCACCGAAAAGACAGCGATAAGTCCCGGAGCCGCAAAGACGATGACAGCTTGGCTGAGGCCTCCCATTCAAAAAAGACTGTTAAAAAG GTGgtggtagtggaacaaaatggttcTTTTCAAGTAAAGATTCCCAAAAATTTTGTTTGTGAACACTGCTTTGGAGCCTTTAGGAGCAGTTACCACCTCAAGAGGCACATCCTTATTCATACTG GTGAGAAGCCATTTGAGTGTGACATATGTGATATGCGCTTCATCCAGAAGTACCACCTGGAGCGTCACAAGCGTGTACACAGTGGGGAAAAGCCTTACCAGTGTGAACGGTGTCATCAG TGTTTTTCTCGGACAGATCGATTACTCAGACACAAACGGATGTGCCAAGGGTGCCAGTCCAAGACTTCCGACGGGCAGTTTTCTCTATAG
- the ZNF740 gene encoding zinc finger protein 740 isoform X5 — MAQASLLACEGLAGVSLVPTAASKKMMLSQIASKQAENGERAGSPDMLRCSSQVVVVEQNGSFQVKIPKNFVCEHCFGAFRSSYHLKRHILIHTGEKPFECDICDMRFIQKYHLERHKRVHSGEKPYQCERCHQCFSRTDRLLRHKRMCQGCQSKTSDGQFSL; from the exons ATGGCTCAG GCAAGTCTCCTGGCTTGTGAAGGCCTAGCAGGTGTGAGTTTGGTTCCCACTGCAGCCAGCAAGAAGATGATGCTGAGCCAGATTGCCAGCAAGCAGGCCGAGAATGGAGAGCGGGCAGGTAGCCCTGATATGCTGAGGTGCTCGAGTCAG GTGgtggtagtggaacaaaatggttcTTTTCAAGTAAAGATTCCCAAAAATTTTGTTTGTGAACACTGCTTTGGAGCCTTTAGGAGCAGTTACCACCTCAAGAGGCACATCCTTATTCATACTG GTGAGAAGCCATTTGAGTGTGACATATGTGATATGCGCTTCATCCAGAAGTACCACCTGGAGCGTCACAAGCGTGTACACAGTGGGGAAAAGCCTTACCAGTGTGAACGGTGTCATCAG TGTTTTTCTCGGACAGATCGATTACTCAGACACAAACGGATGTGCCAAGGGTGCCAGTCCAAGACTTCCGACGGGCAGTTTTCTCTATAG
- the ITGB7 gene encoding integrin beta-7: protein MVALSMVLVFLLALSRGESELDVKISSPQETTEWGDPGLSLPGSCQPAPSCQKCILSHPSCAWCKQLNFTASGEAEVRRCALREELLARGCPPEELEEPRGRQEVLQDEPLSQGTRGEGATQLAPQRVRVTLRPGEPQQLRVRFLRAEGYPVDLYYLMDLSYSMKDDLERVRQLGHALLVRLQEVTHSVRIGFGSFVDKMVLPFVSTVPSKLRHPCPTRLERCQPPFSFHHVLPLTRDAKAFEREVGRQSVSGNLDSPEGGFDAILQAALCQEQIGWRNVSRLLVFTSDDTFHTAGDGKLGGIFMPSDGHCHLDSNGLYSRSPEFDYPSVGQVAQALSAANIQPIFAVTGATLPVYQELSKLIPKSAVGELSEDSSNVVQLIMDAYNSLSSTVTLEHERSLLPPGVHISYDSQCGSPEKRQDEAGDRGQCNHVRINQTVNFLVTLQATHCLPEPHLLRFRARGFSEELTVELHTLCDCNCSDTQLQAPHCSDGKGHLQCGVCSCVPGHLGRLCECSEAELSSLDLESGCRAPNGTGPLCSGRGRCQCGRCTCSGQSSGRLCECDDASCERHEGILCGGFGRCQCGVCHCHANRTGRACECSGDTDNCVSPEGGLCNGHGYCNCNRCQCLDGYYGALCDQCSGCKTPCERHRDCAECGAFGTGPLAVNCSLACAHANVTLALAPILDDGWCKERTHDNQLFFFLAEDEAGGRVMLRVRPPEKGSDHTQIIVLGCVGGIVVVGLGLVLAYRLSVEIYDRREYSRFEKEQQQLHWKQDNNPLYKSAITTTVNPRFQEAEGAPL, encoded by the exons ATGGTGGCTTTGTCAATGGTCCTTGTTTTCCTGCTGGCCCTGAGCAGAGGTGAAAGTGAACTGGACGTCAAGATCTCATCCCCACAGGAGACCACCGAATGGGGGGATCCTGGGCTGTCCCTACCAGGGTCCTGCCAGCCAGCTCCCTCCTGTCAAAAGTGCATCCTCTCACACCCGAGCTGTGCGTGGTGCAAGCAACTG AACTTCACGGCGTCCGGGGAGGCGGAGGTGCGGCGCTGTGCCCTTCGAGAGGAGCTGCTGGCCCGGGGCTGCCCCCCGGAGGAGCTGGAGGAGCCCCGCGGCCGGCAGGAGGTGCTGCAGGACGAGCCGCTCAGCCAGGGCACCCGCGGCGAGGGGGCCACCCAGCTGGCACCACAGCGGGTCCGGGTCACGCTGCGGCCAG GAGAGCCCCAGCAGCTCCGGGTCCGCTTCCTTCGAGCCGAGGGATACCCTGTGGACCTGTACTACCTTATGGACCTGAGCTACTCCATGAAGGACGACCTGGAGCGCGTGCGCCAGCTTGGGCACGCGCTGCTGGTGAGGTTGCAGGAAGTCACCCACTCCGTGCGCATTG GCTTTGGTTCCTTCGTGGACAAAATGGTGCTGCCCTTCGTGAGCACAGTGCCCTCCAAGCTTcgccacccctgccccacccgaCTGGAGCGCTGCCAGCCGCCCTTTAGCTTTCACCATGTGCTACCCCTCACCCGGGATGCTAAGGCCTTCGAACGGGAGGTGGGACGCCAGAGCGTGTCCGGCAACCTGGACTCGCCTGAAGGTGGCTTTGATGCCATTCTGCAGGCTGCCCTCTGCCAG GAGCAGATTGGCTGGAGAAATGTGTCCCGGCTACTGGTGTTCACTTCAGATGACACATTCCACACAGCTGGGGATGGCAAGTTAGGTGGCATTTTCATGCCCAGCGACGGGCACTGCCACTTGGACAGCAATGGCCTCTACAGTCGCAGCCCAGAGTTT GACTACCCCTCCGTGGGTCAGGTAGCCCAGGCCCTCTCTGCGGCAAACATCCAGCCCATCTTTGCTGTCACCGGTGCCACACTGCCTGTCTACCAG GAGCTGAGTAAGCTGATTCCCAAGTCCGCAGTGGGGGAGCTGAGTGAGGACTCCAGCAATGTGGTACAGCTCATCATGGATGCTTATAAT AGCCTATCATCCACTGTGACCCTTGAACATGAACGCTCTCTACTCCCTCCTGGGGTCCACATCTCTTACGATTCTCAGTGTGGGAGTCCTGAGAAGAGACAGGATGAGGCTGGTGACAGGGGCCAATGCAACCACGTCCGAATCAACCAGACA GTGAATTTTTTGGTTACTCTCCAAGCTACCCACTGCCTCCCAGAGCCCCATCTGCTGAGGTTCCGAGCCCGCGGCTTCTCAGAAGAGCTGACTGTGGAGTTGCATACACTGTGTGACTGTAACTGCAGTGACACCCAGCTCCAGGCTCCTCACTGCAGTGACGGCAAGGGGCACCTACAATGCGGGGTGTGCAG cTGTGTCCCTGGCCACCTGGGTCGACTCTGTGAGTGCTCTGAGGCTGAGCTGTCCTCCTTGGATCTGGAATCTGGGTGCCGAGCCCCCAATGGCACAGGGCCCCTGTGCAGTGGGAGGGGACGGTGCCAGTGTGGACGCTGCACCTGCAGTGGACAGAGCTCTGGACGTCTGTGCGAATGTGATGATGCCAGCTGTGAGCGACATGAGGGAATCCTCTGTGGAG GCTTTGGCCGCTGCCAATGTGGAGTGTGTCACTGTCACGCCAATCGCACGGGCAGAGCATGCGAATGCAGCGGGGACACAGACAACTGTGTCAGTCCCGAGGGAGGGCTGTGCAACGGGCATGGATACTGCAACTGCAACCGCTGCCAGTGCTTGGATGGCTATTACGGTGCCCTATGTGATCAGTGCTCAGGCTGCAAGACGCCATGCGAGAGACACAG GGACTGCGCGGAGTGTGGCGCCTTTGGGACTGGTCCTCTGGCCGTGAATTGCAGCCTGGCGTGTGCCCATGCCAACGTGACTCTGGCTTTGGCCCCTATCCTGGATGATGGCTGGTGCAAAGAGAGGACCCACGACAACCAGCTCTTCTTCTTCCTGGCAGAGGATGAAGCCGGAGGCAGGGTCATGCTGAGAGTGAGACCCCCAGAAA AGGGGTCAGACCACACCCAAATCATCGTGCTGGGCTGTGTGGGGGGCATCGTGGTCGTGGGACTGGGACTGGTCCTGGCTTATCGGCTCTCAGTGGAAATCTACGACCGCCGAGAATACAGCCGTTTTGAAAAGGAGCAGCAGCAGCTCCACTGGAAGCAG GACAACAATCCTCTCTACAAGAGCGCCATCACGACTACTGTCAACCCCCGCTTTCAAGAGGCAGAAGGCGCCCCTCTCTGA
- the ZNF740 gene encoding zinc finger protein 740 isoform X3 has protein sequence MAQASLLACEGLAGVSLVPTAASKKMMLSQIASKQAENGERAGSPDMLRCSSQSHRKDSDKSRSRKDDDSLAEASHSKKTVKKVVVVEQNGSFQVKIPKNFVCEHCFGAFRSSYHLKRHILIHTGEKPFECDICDMRFIQKYHLERHKRVHSGEKPYQCERCHQGQKEEQ, from the exons ATGGCTCAG GCAAGTCTCCTGGCTTGTGAAGGCCTAGCAGGTGTGAGTTTGGTTCCCACTGCAGCCAGCAAGAAGATGATGCTGAGCCAGATTGCCAGCAAGCAGGCCGAGAATGGAGAGCGGGCAGGTAGCCCTGATATGCTGAGGTGCTCGAGTCAG AGCCACCGAAAAGACAGCGATAAGTCCCGGAGCCGCAAAGACGATGACAGCTTGGCTGAGGCCTCCCATTCAAAAAAGACTGTTAAAAAG GTGgtggtagtggaacaaaatggttcTTTTCAAGTAAAGATTCCCAAAAATTTTGTTTGTGAACACTGCTTTGGAGCCTTTAGGAGCAGTTACCACCTCAAGAGGCACATCCTTATTCATACTG GTGAGAAGCCATTTGAGTGTGACATATGTGATATGCGCTTCATCCAGAAGTACCACCTGGAGCGTCACAAGCGTGTACACAGTGGGGAAAAGCCTTACCAGTGTGAACGGTGTCATCAG GGACAAAAGGAAGAACAGTGA